In Patescibacteria group bacterium, a single window of DNA contains:
- a CDS encoding 50S ribosomal protein L11 methyltransferase, translating into MQIFYYSVLFLFLIAVVFIFTSIYRGIFLIKSGTPWVPLKEKNIRRLLKLANLNENNILFDLGSGEGRIVIIAAKEFKVKKVYGVEISLFLHWLAKLKVIFSRLSDKVNLKCENFFKTDLTEADVIICYLLPATLEKLKNKFLKELKPGAKILSFMFPIKGMDPEEVNRLLPDSPPIYVYRI; encoded by the coding sequence ATGCAAATTTTTTATTATTCAGTTTTATTTTTATTTCTTATAGCAGTTGTTTTTATTTTTACCTCAATCTATCGGGGGATTTTTTTAATTAAGTCCGGAACTCCTTGGGTGCCGCTTAAAGAAAAAAATATCAGGCGATTGTTAAAACTGGCCAATCTTAATGAAAATAATATTCTTTTTGATTTGGGAAGCGGGGAGGGAAGAATAGTGATTATTGCCGCCAAGGAATTTAAAGTTAAAAAAGTTTATGGCGTGGAAATCAGTTTGTTTCTGCATTGGCTGGCGAAATTAAAAGTTATTTTTTCCCGTTTATCCGATAAAGTAAATTTAAAATGCGAGAATTTTTTCAAAACAGATTTAACAGAAGCAGATGTCATTATTTGTTATCTTCTGCCGGCCACATTGGAAAAATTAAAAAATAAATTTTTGAAAGAATTAAAACCCGGCGCAAAAATTTTAAGTTTTATGTTTCCGATTAAGGGAATGGATCCGGAAGAAGTGAACAGATTATTGCCTGATTCCCCGCCAATTTATGTTTATCGCATTTGA
- a CDS encoding S-methyl-5'-thioadenosine phosphorylase, with protein MKNEQKIGIIGGSGFYSFLKGKEISVNTPYGKPSDKILLAEYAGKKIAFLPRHGKHHQFPPHKVPYQANLFALKKLGCEIILTSTAVGSLKEKIKPGDLVICDQFVDKTNNRKSTYFNGPKIVHISAAEPYCPNLRKIAADTCRKLKIPCHKNGTVVVIEGPRFSTKAESNFYSKMNWDVINMTQYPEVILARELEMCYLNISLVTDYDAGLQGRPDIKPVNAQEVMEVFRVNNEKVKKIFLEIIKGLPDKQNCSCGQALKNAIL; from the coding sequence ATGAAAAATGAACAAAAAATTGGCATTATCGGCGGTTCTGGATTTTACAGTTTTCTAAAAGGCAAAGAAATTTCCGTGAATACGCCTTACGGAAAACCATCTGATAAAATTTTACTTGCCGAATACGCGGGCAAAAAAATCGCCTTTCTTCCGCGGCACGGCAAACATCATCAATTTCCGCCGCACAAAGTCCCCTATCAGGCGAATTTATTCGCTTTAAAAAAATTGGGTTGCGAAATAATTTTAACCTCAACCGCAGTCGGCAGCTTGAAAGAAAAAATAAAACCGGGTGATCTCGTAATTTGCGATCAATTTGTTGATAAAACCAATAACCGAAAAAGCACTTATTTTAACGGGCCGAAAATCGTTCATATTTCCGCCGCTGAACCCTATTGCCCGAATTTACGAAAAATAGCGGCTGATACTTGCCGAAAATTAAAAATCCCCTGCCATAAAAATGGCACAGTGGTTGTTATTGAAGGTCCGAGATTTTCCACCAAAGCTGAATCTAATTTTTATTCTAAAATGAATTGGGACGTAATAAATATGACCCAATATCCGGAAGTGATTCTGGCTCGCGAATTGGAAATGTGCTATTTGAACATTTCGTTAGTCACCGACTATGATGCCGGTCTGCAAGGAAGACCTGATATTAAACCTGTTAATGCGCAAGAAGTTATGGAAGTTTTCCGAGTCAACAATGAAAAGGTAAAAAAAATATTTTTAGAAATAATAAAAGGTTTGCCCGACAAGCAAAATTGTTCCTGTGGTCAGGCCTTAAAAAACGCAATATTATAA
- the dnaX gene encoding DNA polymerase III subunit gamma/tau, whose amino-acid sequence MVIYRKYRPQKFSEVIGQDNVVKILENEIKQDKIAHAFLLTGPRGLGKTTLSRLIAKSVNCKNRKPGQSEPCNTCENCLDITKGRFLDLIELDAASQTGVDNVRENIIAYSRLPPTIGKYKVFVIDECHMLSTSAFNALLKTLEEPPSYVIFILATTEIHKLPETIISRCQRFDLTKVPIEKIFNRLKNIMKLEKIKIDDEILKIVARRSEGYVRDAESLMSQILALGGEEITMEEASLVIPPTQTKLHIEFIDLIINDNSQEAVKMVNHLLDEGVDLEQFITDLIEFLRKMILVKIGAIKDDFWEQFDDVTTKKMKEFGEKIETKKLITIIDEFIKTKIQLGYSEIPQLPIELAVLKLCQTK is encoded by the coding sequence ATGGTCATTTATCGCAAATACAGGCCTCAAAAATTCAGCGAAGTTATCGGTCAAGATAATGTTGTTAAAATTTTGGAAAACGAAATCAAGCAGGATAAAATCGCTCACGCTTTTTTATTAACCGGTCCGCGCGGTTTGGGTAAAACCACTCTTTCGCGCTTGATTGCCAAATCGGTTAATTGCAAAAACAGAAAACCCGGTCAAAGCGAACCTTGCAACACTTGCGAAAATTGTTTGGATATCACGAAAGGAAGATTTTTGGATTTGATTGAATTGGACGCCGCTTCGCAAACAGGAGTTGATAATGTCAGGGAAAATATTATTGCTTACAGCCGACTACCCCCGACCATCGGGAAATATAAAGTGTTTGTCATTGATGAATGCCATATGCTTTCCACTTCGGCTTTTAACGCACTTTTGAAAACTTTGGAAGAACCGCCGTCTTACGTTATTTTTATTCTCGCCACCACGGAAATTCACAAATTGCCGGAAACGATTATTTCGCGATGTCAAAGATTTGACTTAACAAAAGTTCCGATTGAAAAAATTTTCAATCGACTTAAAAATATAATGAAATTGGAAAAAATAAAAATTGACGACGAAATATTAAAAATTGTTGCTCGAAGATCAGAAGGTTATGTCCGCGACGCGGAAAGTTTGATGAGTCAGATTTTGGCTTTGGGCGGCGAGGAAATTACCATGGAAGAGGCGAGTTTGGTTATTCCGCCCACTCAAACAAAATTGCACATTGAATTTATTGATTTGATAATCAATGACAACAGCCAGGAAGCGGTAAAAATGGTTAATCATCTTTTGGACGAAGGCGTGGATTTGGAACAATTTATTACTGACTTGATTGAATTTTTGAGAAAAATGATTTTGGTGAAAATCGGCGCGATAAAAGATGATTTTTGGGAACAATTTGACGATGTCACAACCAAAAAAATGAAAGAGTTTGGCGAAAAAATTGAAACAAAAAAACTCATCACTATTATTGACGAATTTATAAAAACAAAAATTCAATTGGGCTACAGCGAAATTCCTCAATTGCCAATAGAATTGGCGGTTTTAAAACTTTGCCAGACGAAATAA
- a CDS encoding adenine phosphoribosyltransferase, translating into MINKFENKIRSISDWPQKGVTFRDITPVLQDKKMFRDLINELAKPYLKKKIDIVVAIDARGFLLAAPVAYKLGAGVALVRKKGKLPYKTISTKYDLEYASNILEMHRDAILPGQRILLVDDVLATGGTMEASIKLAKQLGGKIIGAAFFIELKGLNGKRKLKNCPIKSLVKY; encoded by the coding sequence ATGATTAACAAATTTGAAAATAAAATCCGCTCAATTTCCGATTGGCCCCAGAAAGGGGTCACCTTCCGCGACATTACTCCTGTTCTGCAGGATAAAAAAATGTTTCGCGATTTAATCAACGAACTTGCCAAACCGTATCTTAAAAAGAAAATTGACATCGTGGTGGCGATTGACGCCCGCGGTTTTCTTTTGGCCGCGCCTGTGGCATATAAACTGGGCGCCGGCGTGGCATTGGTAAGAAAAAAAGGCAAACTGCCTTATAAAACCATCAGTACAAAATATGATTTGGAATACGCCTCAAACATTTTAGAAATGCATCGCGATGCCATTTTGCCCGGTCAAAGAATTTTATTGGTTGATGATGTTTTGGCCACCGGCGGAACAATGGAAGCCAGCATCAAACTGGCCAAACAGCTCGGCGGTAAAATTATCGGCGCCGCTTTTTTTATTGAATTAAAAGGCTTAAATGGAAAAAGAAAATTAAAAAATTGTCCAATTAAATCATTAGTAAAATATTAA
- a CDS encoding serine hydroxymethyltransferase, with amino-acid sequence MKLQQTDPQIAKLIKKELNRQKNGLVLIASENFASPSVMEVSGSVLTNKYSEGYADKRYYGGNEFIDEIEKLAIARAKKIFLPKNQWDNWSVNVQPYSGSPANLEVYFALLNPGDKIMGMALPQGGHLTHGHPVNLSGKIFKAIKYGVDPKTFLLNYQEIEKIALQEKPKLIICGATAYSRKIDFEAFGKIAKKCGAILMADISHIAGIVAAGLHPSPFPYCDIITTTTHKTLRGPRGAMIFSRNEYSEKINKMIFPGMQGGPHDHTTGAIAVCLSEILKPSFKKYIKQVLANAKVLAQTLKASGIDLITDGTENHLILADLRKTGLNGKEAEKLLEAVGVYLNRNTIPFDPNPPFSPSGIRIGTAALTTRGMKEKEMKIVGKLIADLIWNPKNKKTAAEAKKIIKKLTQKFPLY; translated from the coding sequence ATGAAACTTCAACAAACCGACCCGCAAATAGCCAAATTAATCAAAAAAGAATTGAACCGCCAAAAAAACGGTTTGGTTTTAATCGCTTCGGAAAATTTCGCTTCGCCTTCGGTTATGGAGGTTTCCGGTTCGGTTCTAACCAATAAATATTCCGAAGGTTATGCCGACAAAAGATATTACGGCGGAAATGAATTTATTGATGAAATAGAAAAATTGGCCATCGCCAGAGCGAAGAAAATATTTTTGCCCAAAAATCAATGGGATAATTGGTCGGTTAATGTTCAGCCATATTCCGGCTCGCCTGCTAATTTGGAAGTTTATTTCGCCTTGCTTAATCCGGGCGATAAAATTATGGGCATGGCTTTGCCGCAAGGCGGACATTTGACTCACGGCCATCCGGTCAATCTTTCGGGAAAAATTTTTAAAGCAATCAAATACGGCGTTGACCCGAAAACTTTTCTTTTGAATTATCAAGAAATTGAAAAAATAGCTTTGCAGGAAAAACCAAAACTTATTATTTGCGGAGCCACGGCTTATTCAAGAAAAATTGATTTTGAAGCTTTCGGCAAAATCGCCAAAAAATGCGGAGCGATTTTAATGGCTGACATATCGCACATTGCCGGCATCGTCGCGGCCGGACTTCATCCGAGTCCGTTTCCTTATTGTGACATTATTACCACTACGACTCATAAAACTTTGCGCGGTCCGCGCGGAGCGATGATTTTTTCCAGAAACGAATATTCGGAAAAAATAAATAAAATGATTTTTCCCGGAATGCAAGGAGGTCCACACGATCACACTACCGGCGCGATTGCGGTTTGTTTGAGTGAAATTTTAAAACCGTCTTTTAAAAAATATATCAAGCAAGTTTTGGCAAACGCGAAAGTTTTGGCACAAACCTTAAAAGCAAGCGGAATTGATTTGATTACTGACGGCACTGAAAATCACTTGATTTTGGCCGATCTCAGAAAAACCGGATTAAACGGCAAAGAAGCGGAAAAATTATTGGAAGCAGTCGGTGTTTATTTAAATCGCAATACTATTCCCTTTGATCCGAATCCCCCGTTCAGCCCGTCAGGAATTCGTATCGGCACTGCGGCTTTAACCACTCGCGGAATGAAAGAAAAAGAAATGAAAATTGTCGGCAAGCTGATCGCTGATTTAATTTGGAATCCAAAAAATAAAAAAACAGCAGCAGAAGCGAAAAAAATAATCAAAAAATTAACTCAGAAATTTCCACTTTACTAA
- the lon gene encoding endopeptidase La: MIFGTKKEYPLIPLRNEVIFPGTTVPVVFKSSYSQIAVEESLHKGRMAVLAWRKRNIQGQISLEDIHSMGTLVKILENHKMPDGTIIAMVEGQARVKIENIFPKNDCAIVEVREILDVEQLTLEGEALLHNIEDYFKKCVALGMSIPTETLSIIFSSPKQSAKIDLIAFSLSLEVSEKQKILEEISLKERLELVNEAIRHKLEVLQVAKKIEKKTNESINKVQREAILHEQMKAIQKELGMGERADIAELKKKIEKAEMPEKVKKVAQDELERLIAMPSFSPEISYIRTYLDWLVSLPWNIKSKTELDISKAEKFLNEDHYGLTDVKERILEHLAVCKLAKKIRGPILCFAGPPGTGKTSVGKSIARAMGRKFVRMSLGGIRDEAEIRGHRRTYVGALPGRIIQGVKNAGANNPIFMLDEIDKIGADFRGDPSSALLEALDPEQNFAFSDHYIELPFDLSDVMFVATANVLDTIPPALRDRMEIIEFPGYTEEEKFHIAKKFLMPKLIAAHGLDAKKFTITDEAIREVATGYTREAGVRNLERELAKLCRKIAKKITEDSKEAKKNQVIGPKDLHQYLGPIVFQPTLAEKKDEVGVATGLAWTSAGGEILFIESTKMPGKGNLILTGHLGEVMKESAQAAFSYARSHCQELKINKDFYKNFDLHIHVPAGATPKDGPSAGVAMAISLISCLTNRSTKREVGMTGEITLRGKVLEIGGVKEKILAAHRAGLKKIILPAENKKDLEKLPEKVKKDLQFIFVKHIDEAIKVVLNK; encoded by the coding sequence ATGATTTTTGGCACAAAAAAAGAATATCCGTTAATTCCTCTGCGCAATGAGGTTATTTTTCCCGGGACCACTGTTCCGGTGGTTTTTAAGAGTTCATATTCTCAAATCGCAGTGGAAGAATCTTTACACAAAGGAAGAATGGCGGTTTTGGCTTGGCGAAAAAGAAATATTCAAGGGCAAATAAGTTTGGAAGATATTCATTCAATGGGAACATTGGTGAAAATTTTGGAAAACCACAAAATGCCCGACGGAACGATTATCGCCATGGTTGAAGGTCAGGCGAGGGTGAAAATAGAAAATATTTTTCCAAAAAATGATTGCGCCATAGTTGAAGTCAGAGAAATTTTGGATGTTGAACAATTGACTTTGGAGGGCGAGGCCTTGCTTCATAATATTGAAGATTATTTTAAGAAATGCGTGGCTTTGGGAATGTCCATTCCGACTGAAACTTTATCAATTATTTTTTCCAGTCCGAAACAATCAGCAAAAATAGATTTGATCGCTTTTTCATTAAGTTTGGAAGTATCGGAAAAACAAAAAATTTTGGAAGAAATTTCTTTGAAAGAAAGATTAGAATTGGTTAATGAAGCCATTCGCCATAAATTGGAAGTTTTACAAGTGGCGAAAAAAATAGAAAAAAAGACAAATGAAAGCATTAATAAAGTTCAGCGAGAAGCAATTTTACATGAACAAATGAAAGCCATTCAAAAAGAGTTGGGAATGGGCGAGCGGGCCGATATCGCGGAATTAAAAAAGAAAATAGAAAAAGCGGAAATGCCGGAAAAAGTCAAGAAAGTCGCTCAAGACGAATTGGAAAGATTAATCGCCATGCCTTCTTTTTCTCCGGAAATTTCTTACATCAGAACATATCTTGATTGGCTGGTTTCTTTGCCTTGGAACATAAAATCAAAAACCGAACTTGATATTTCAAAAGCGGAAAAATTTTTAAATGAAGATCATTACGGACTTACAGATGTTAAAGAAAGAATTTTGGAACATCTGGCTGTTTGCAAATTGGCGAAAAAAATCAGAGGACCGATACTTTGTTTTGCCGGACCTCCGGGCACCGGAAAAACTTCAGTCGGCAAATCCATTGCTCGGGCAATGGGCAGAAAATTTGTCAGAATGTCGCTTGGCGGAATCAGAGACGAAGCGGAAATCAGAGGACATCGCCGAACTTATGTCGGAGCTTTGCCGGGCAGAATTATTCAAGGCGTTAAAAATGCCGGCGCCAATAATCCTATTTTTATGCTGGATGAAATTGATAAAATCGGAGCTGATTTCAGGGGCGATCCTTCTTCAGCTTTACTTGAAGCTCTTGATCCGGAACAAAATTTCGCTTTTTCAGATCATTATATTGAATTGCCGTTTGATCTTTCTGATGTGATGTTTGTCGCCACGGCCAATGTTTTAGACACCATTCCGCCCGCTCTGCGAGACAGAATGGAAATTATTGAATTCCCCGGATATACGGAAGAGGAAAAATTTCATATTGCCAAAAAGTTTTTAATGCCGAAATTAATTGCCGCTCACGGACTTGATGCCAAAAAATTCACCATTACTGACGAAGCGATCAGAGAAGTGGCCACAGGTTATACTCGCGAAGCAGGAGTAAGAAATTTGGAAAGAGAGCTGGCGAAATTATGCCGCAAAATAGCCAAGAAAATTACCGAAGATTCAAAAGAAGCCAAAAAAAATCAAGTTATCGGACCGAAAGATCTTCACCAATATCTCGGACCGATTGTTTTTCAACCTACTTTGGCCGAGAAAAAAGACGAAGTTGGCGTGGCCACGGGTTTAGCATGGACTTCAGCCGGAGGCGAAATTCTTTTTATTGAATCCACAAAAATGCCGGGCAAAGGCAATTTGATTTTAACCGGTCATTTGGGAGAGGTGATGAAAGAATCTGCTCAGGCCGCTTTTTCTTACGCTCGCAGCCATTGCCAAGAATTAAAAATAAATAAAGATTTTTATAAAAATTTTGATTTGCACATTCATGTTCCGGCAGGCGCCACACCGAAAGACGGACCTTCGGCCGGCGTAGCCATGGCCATTTCGCTTATTTCTTGTTTGACTAACAGATCAACAAAAAGAGAAGTTGGAATGACGGGTGAAATAACTTTGCGCGGCAAGGTTTTGGAAATCGGGGGAGTGAAAGAGAAAATTTTAGCCGCTCATCGAGCCGGTTTGAAAAAAATAATTCTTCCCGCGGAAAATAAAAAAGATTTGGAAAAATTGCCGGAAAAAGTTAAAAAAGATTTGCAATTTATTTTCGTCAAACATATTGATGAAGCGATTAAGGTTGTCTTAAATAAATAA
- a CDS encoding type IV secretion system DNA-binding domain-containing protein has protein sequence MESIEIDLSSVDLQFFQSIWFFIILFVVIAGIIIFIILRQRLKKSVSMNFAFQNVSLLITLPKESKEDENKKTTIKEYLMPMENFFDNIGGLKAQRGWHSKFAGRTDSFSFEIVSDKEGTISFYIVVPKYLQQFFEQQLHAQYPMAEIEQVEDYNIFTPKSTIAGVNLKLKKHYIFPIKTYAKSEVDPLNAITNALSKIAEGDAAAIQIVACSAKSEWHRLGAKVASAMQQGKKLKEAMSSITGGGLSGFFKGFGEAAFPQPSKPDAKGEPKKLYQLSPMEQEIIKTLEEKAGRAGMDVNIRIIVSAKDKIKAEAYLNNIVNAFSQYNAYEYGNSFTVVKVSPAVVARQFIYRLFNEKYKFVLNTEEITSIFHLPLPITETPNIHWLIAKKAPAPVNLPTEGIILGKNIYRGEEKLIRIQTDDRRRHLYIIGKSGTGKSVLISNMAIQDIKNGNGVCVIDPHGDLVNSILENIPKERMNDVIYFDPSDTERPIGLNMLEARSMDQRDFAVQEMIAIFYKLFPPEMIGPMFEHNMRNVMLTLMNDIKNPGTIAEIPRMFSDAEFQALWVSKLTDPVVRSFWEKEMAKTSDFHKSEMLGYLISKVGRFVENEMMRNVIGQTHSGFDVRDIMDNQKILLVNLSKGKVGEVNANLLGLIIVSKLQMAAMGRAELPESERKDFYLYVDEFQNFITDSITTILSEARKYRLCLTIAHQYIGQLSKGADTSIRDAVLGTVGTLVAFKMGVEDTEILAKEFAPVFSSYDLINVEKFNAYIKLLVNNQSARPFNMITIPPQKGDSEIGRVIKEASRLKYGKPRAEVNKEIMERSRLGSVPLNQEAEVERTL, from the coding sequence ATGGAATCAATAGAAATAGATTTATCATCAGTTGATTTACAATTTTTTCAAAGCATTTGGTTTTTTATTATTCTTTTTGTCGTCATCGCGGGAATCATAATTTTTATAATTTTAAGGCAACGTTTGAAAAAATCAGTCAGCATGAATTTTGCTTTTCAAAATGTCAGTTTATTGATTACTCTCCCCAAAGAATCAAAAGAAGACGAAAATAAAAAAACGACCATTAAAGAATATTTAATGCCGATGGAGAATTTTTTTGACAATATCGGCGGACTGAAAGCTCAAAGAGGATGGCATAGTAAATTTGCCGGACGAACAGACAGTTTTTCATTTGAAATAGTTTCTGATAAAGAGGGGACTATTTCTTTTTATATAGTCGTGCCAAAATATTTGCAGCAATTTTTTGAGCAGCAACTGCACGCGCAATATCCAATGGCGGAAATAGAACAAGTGGAAGATTATAATATTTTTACTCCAAAAAGCACTATTGCCGGCGTTAATTTAAAATTAAAAAAGCATTATATTTTTCCGATTAAAACTTACGCTAAATCTGAAGTTGATCCTTTAAATGCTATTACCAATGCTTTAAGCAAGATTGCTGAAGGCGACGCGGCGGCGATTCAAATTGTCGCTTGCTCAGCCAAGAGCGAATGGCATCGCTTGGGAGCAAAAGTAGCTTCGGCTATGCAACAAGGCAAAAAATTAAAAGAAGCAATGTCGTCAATTACGGGCGGCGGACTTTCAGGATTTTTCAAAGGTTTTGGCGAGGCCGCTTTTCCACAACCCTCCAAACCTGACGCGAAAGGCGAACCGAAAAAACTTTATCAGCTCTCTCCAATGGAACAGGAAATAATCAAAACTTTGGAAGAAAAAGCCGGTCGGGCGGGAATGGACGTTAATATCAGAATTATTGTTTCCGCTAAAGATAAAATAAAAGCTGAAGCGTATCTTAACAATATAGTTAATGCTTTCTCTCAATATAACGCTTACGAATACGGCAACAGTTTTACCGTGGTTAAAGTGAGTCCGGCGGTTGTTGCCAGACAATTTATTTATCGTCTTTTTAATGAAAAATATAAATTCGTTTTAAATACGGAAGAAATTACCAGTATTTTTCATTTGCCTTTGCCGATTACGGAAACCCCGAATATTCATTGGCTGATTGCCAAAAAAGCTCCAGCGCCGGTTAATCTTCCGACTGAAGGAATTATTTTGGGCAAAAATATTTATCGCGGCGAGGAAAAACTTATCCGCATTCAAACAGACGATCGCCGCCGCCATTTGTACATCATCGGTAAATCCGGTACGGGTAAATCTGTTTTGATTTCCAATATGGCCATTCAGGATATTAAAAACGGCAATGGAGTTTGCGTTATTGATCCGCATGGCGATTTGGTAAATTCTATTTTAGAAAATATTCCAAAAGAAAGAATGAATGACGTTATTTATTTTGATCCTTCGGATACGGAACGGCCAATCGGCTTGAATATGCTGGAAGCCAGAAGCATGGATCAAAGAGATTTTGCCGTTCAGGAAATGATTGCCATATTTTACAAACTTTTCCCGCCGGAAATGATCGGCCCGATGTTTGAACACAATATGCGCAATGTGATGTTAACCTTGATGAACGATATTAAAAATCCGGGCACGATTGCCGAAATTCCAAGAATGTTTTCCGATGCGGAATTTCAGGCGCTTTGGGTGTCAAAATTAACCGATCCGGTTGTTCGCTCTTTTTGGGAAAAAGAAATGGCCAAAACGTCAGATTTTCATAAATCGGAAATGCTTGGTTATTTGATTTCCAAAGTCGGACGGTTTGTGGAAAATGAGATGATGAGAAATGTCATCGGACAAACACATTCGGGATTTGACGTCAGAGACATAATGGATAATCAAAAAATATTATTGGTTAATTTATCAAAAGGAAAAGTCGGAGAAGTCAATGCGAATTTATTGGGTTTGATTATTGTTTCCAAATTGCAAATGGCTGCCATGGGACGAGCCGAGCTTCCGGAATCGGAGCGCAAAGATTTTTATCTTTATGTTGACGAGTTCCAAAATTTCATCACTGATTCAATCACCACCATTCTTTCCGAAGCGAGAAAATATCGCTTATGCTTGACAATTGCTCATCAATATATCGGGCAGCTTTCAAAAGGGGCTGATACTTCCATTCGCGACGCGGTTTTGGGAACTGTCGGCACGTTGGTCGCTTTTAAAATGGGTGTTGAAGACACTGAAATTTTGGCCAAAGAATTTGCGCCGGTTTTCAGTTCTTATGATTTGATTAATGTTGAAAAATTCAACGCTTACATCAAATTATTGGTTAACAATCAATCCGCTCGGCCGTTCAATATGATAACCATACCGCCGCAAAAAGGAGATTCGGAAATTGGGCGCGTTATCAAGGAAGCGTCTCGTTTGAAATACGGAAAACCGAGAGCCGAAGTGAATAAAGAAATAATGGAACGTTCAAGATTGGGTTCTGTGCCTTTAAATCAAGAAGCTGAAGTAGAAAGAACTCTTTAA
- a CDS encoding NifB/NifX family molybdenum-iron cluster-binding protein encodes MIICLTSETKKINSLLSTRFEQSKYFLFIDTQNRQIETIVNNVKNDGAAYLVAEKKPDIIITGNITGNSFDFLKASGIKIASGVFGITAQEALERYQTGMIKEAGNLPGAAKGRIL; translated from the coding sequence ATGATTATTTGTTTAACCAGCGAAACTAAAAAAATTAATTCTTTGTTATCTACGCGTTTTGAGCAAAGCAAGTATTTTTTATTTATTGACACTCAAAACAGACAGATAGAAACAATCGTCAATAATGTTAAAAATGACGGCGCGGCTTATTTGGTCGCCGAGAAGAAACCGGATATTATTATTACCGGCAATATTACCGGTAATTCATTTGATTTTTTAAAAGCTTCAGGCATTAAAATAGCTTCGGGCGTTTTCGGCATTACTGCCCAAGAAGCGTTGGAAAGATATCAAACAGGCATGATTAAAGAAGCGGGAAATTTACCCGGTGCGGCAAAAGGCAGGATACTTTAA